The following proteins are encoded in a genomic region of Musa acuminata AAA Group cultivar baxijiao chromosome BXJ2-11, Cavendish_Baxijiao_AAA, whole genome shotgun sequence:
- the LOC135627288 gene encoding receptor-like cytoplasmic kinase 176 isoform X3, with amino-acid sequence MILAPRRHADADTVFECLGEDSPHGSRKGNVLNSSSSRVSASSVPPTPRSEGEILTSSNLKSFTFNELRTATRNFRPDSVLGEGGFGSVFKGWINEHTLAAAKPGTGMVIAVKKLNQEGFQGHKEWLAEVNYLSQLSHPNLVKLIGYCLEDEQRLLVYEFMSRGSLENHLFRRSSYYQPLSWNLRMKVALGAAKGLAFLHSSKAKVIYRDFKTSNVLLDSNYNAKLSDFGLAKDGPTGDKSHVSTRVMGTYGYAAPEYLATGHLTAKSDVYSFGVVLLEILTGRRAIDKNRPTGEHKLVEWAKPHLASKRKIISILDSRLRAQYSLAGAQKIAGLAVRCLSMVTKHRPTMDQVVVALEQLQHGKDAERNPETEQNSSGQRPAMPRWRSWEDVGNRKIAHPRPSASSLPT; translated from the exons ATGATCCTGGCACCAAGGAGACATGCAGATGCAG ACACTGTATTTGAATGCCTAGGAGAGGACTCTCCACATGGGAGCAGGAAGGGAAACGTTTTAAACAGTTCCAGCAGCAGGGTGTCTGCGTCCTCCGTGCCGCCGACTCCACGGAGTGAGGGTGAGATCTTGACGTCATCCAATCTGAAGAGCTTCACCTTCAATGAACTCAGAACTGCCACCAGGAATTTCCGGCCAGACAGTGTGTTGGGAGAGGGAGGCTTTGGTTCAGTCTTCAAGGGATGGATCAATGAGCACACGTTGGCAGCAGCTAAGCCTGGGACTGGAATGGTTATCGCTGTGAAGAAACTCAACCAGGAAGGTTTCCAGGGTCACAAAGAATGGTTG GCGGAGGTTAATTACTTGAGTCAGCTGTCTCATCCTAACCTTGTAAAGCTTATTGGGTACTGCTTGGAGGATGAACAAAGACTTCTTGTGTATGAATTCATGTCTCGGGGAAGCTTGGAGAATCATCTCTTCCGGA GGAGTTCATACTATCAGCCACTCTCCTGGAACCTCCGCATGAAGGTTGCTCTGGGAGCTGCAAAAGGACTTGCTTTTCTGCATAGCAGCAAGGCGAAAGTCATTTATCGTGATTTCAAAACCTCCAATGTGCTTCTTGATTCA AATTATAATGCAAAGCTTTCTGATTTCGGATTGGCGAAAGATGGTCCTACTGGTGATAAAAGCCATGTTTCTACAAGGGTCATGGGGACATATGGATATGCTGCTCCTGAGTATCTTGCAACAG GACATTTGACTGCCAAGAGTGATGTCTATAGCTTTGGAGTTGTTCTTCTCGAGATATTGACTGGCCGACGTGCCATCGACAAGAACCGCCCCACCGGAGAGCACAAATTGGTGGAGTGGGCGAAGCCTCATCTTGCGAGCAAGCGAAAGATCATCAGCATCCTGGATTCCAGATTGAGAGCACAGTACTCACTGGCAGGAGCCCAGAAAATAGCCGGTCTCGCAGTCCGGTGCCTGTCCATGGTAACAAAGCACAGGCCAACCATGGATCAAGTGGTGGTGGCATTGGAGCAACTTCAGCATGGCAAGGACGCCGAGAGAAACCCCGAGACCGAACAGAACTCAAGTGGCCAACGGCCTGCCATGCCTCGTTGGAGAAGCTGGGAAGACGTAGGGAATAGAAAGATTGCTCATCCAAGGCCATCGGCTTCCTCGCTCCCTACTTAG
- the LOC135627288 gene encoding receptor-like cytoplasmic kinase 176 isoform X4 has protein sequence MILAPRRHADAGEDSPHGSRKGNVLNSSSSRVSASSVPPTPRSEGEILTSSNLKSFTFNELRTATRNFRPDSVLGEGGFGSVFKGWINEHTLAAAKPGTGMVIAVKKLNQEGFQGHKEWLAEVNYLSQLSHPNLVKLIGYCLEDEQRLLVYEFMSRGSLENHLFRRSSYYQPLSWNLRMKVALGAAKGLAFLHSSKAKVIYRDFKTSNVLLDSNYNAKLSDFGLAKDGPTGDKSHVSTRVMGTYGYAAPEYLATGHLTAKSDVYSFGVVLLEILTGRRAIDKNRPTGEHKLVEWAKPHLASKRKIISILDSRLRAQYSLAGAQKIAGLAVRCLSMVTKHRPTMDQVVVALEQLQHGKDAERNPETEQNSSGQRPAMPRWRSWEDVGNRKIAHPRPSASSLPT, from the exons ATGATCCTGGCACCAAGGAGACATGCAGATGCAG GAGAGGACTCTCCACATGGGAGCAGGAAGGGAAACGTTTTAAACAGTTCCAGCAGCAGGGTGTCTGCGTCCTCCGTGCCGCCGACTCCACGGAGTGAGGGTGAGATCTTGACGTCATCCAATCTGAAGAGCTTCACCTTCAATGAACTCAGAACTGCCACCAGGAATTTCCGGCCAGACAGTGTGTTGGGAGAGGGAGGCTTTGGTTCAGTCTTCAAGGGATGGATCAATGAGCACACGTTGGCAGCAGCTAAGCCTGGGACTGGAATGGTTATCGCTGTGAAGAAACTCAACCAGGAAGGTTTCCAGGGTCACAAAGAATGGTTG GCGGAGGTTAATTACTTGAGTCAGCTGTCTCATCCTAACCTTGTAAAGCTTATTGGGTACTGCTTGGAGGATGAACAAAGACTTCTTGTGTATGAATTCATGTCTCGGGGAAGCTTGGAGAATCATCTCTTCCGGA GGAGTTCATACTATCAGCCACTCTCCTGGAACCTCCGCATGAAGGTTGCTCTGGGAGCTGCAAAAGGACTTGCTTTTCTGCATAGCAGCAAGGCGAAAGTCATTTATCGTGATTTCAAAACCTCCAATGTGCTTCTTGATTCA AATTATAATGCAAAGCTTTCTGATTTCGGATTGGCGAAAGATGGTCCTACTGGTGATAAAAGCCATGTTTCTACAAGGGTCATGGGGACATATGGATATGCTGCTCCTGAGTATCTTGCAACAG GACATTTGACTGCCAAGAGTGATGTCTATAGCTTTGGAGTTGTTCTTCTCGAGATATTGACTGGCCGACGTGCCATCGACAAGAACCGCCCCACCGGAGAGCACAAATTGGTGGAGTGGGCGAAGCCTCATCTTGCGAGCAAGCGAAAGATCATCAGCATCCTGGATTCCAGATTGAGAGCACAGTACTCACTGGCAGGAGCCCAGAAAATAGCCGGTCTCGCAGTCCGGTGCCTGTCCATGGTAACAAAGCACAGGCCAACCATGGATCAAGTGGTGGTGGCATTGGAGCAACTTCAGCATGGCAAGGACGCCGAGAGAAACCCCGAGACCGAACAGAACTCAAGTGGCCAACGGCCTGCCATGCCTCGTTGGAGAAGCTGGGAAGACGTAGGGAATAGAAAGATTGCTCATCCAAGGCCATCGGCTTCCTCGCTCCCTACTTAG
- the LOC135627609 gene encoding uncharacterized protein LOC135627609 encodes MAQTERSRSYPVYPQREQLIPNKNLRSRKGESSPNGHWLAPTTPTLVNLYNDEDDFSHHQQQAKKSIMVRVKEKAKKWRQMLVKKRHGGKENSVTPPWGVSLDEADEEDPNYQGAPKYEPEMALDSYEDSASDDQSTTHYPSPSENSTITQLSAFDREIEMKQANDGHRQPASDHGGDVKVIPAPPETTVITPTNEKTMVKDKYLPQPPVSNGGDNDKTLSETVTETLAPVYTMISKATQALSSKIQESGPRYETTAKQVWDKGVSMKEYLMQKLEPREEDKALRDVITDAVTPRNVRHSFADVGIASNRKEPVSSLMAKEEPIPLADPRSGRKIAQVRTFTTY; translated from the exons ATGGCTCAAACAGAACGAAGCAGATCATATCCGGTCTACCCTCAACGAGAACAGCTTATTCCAAACAAGAATCTACGCTCCCGGAAAG GTGAATCATCTCCAAATGGACATTGGTTGGCGCCGACAACACCAACACTGGTAAACTTGTACAACGATGAGGATGATTTCAGTCACCACCAACAGCAGGCAAAGAAGTCGATCATGGTGAGGGTGAAGGAGAAGGCAAAGAAATGGAGGCAGATGCTTGTGAAGAAAAGACATGGAGGCAAAGAAAATAGTGTCACACCGCCCTGGGGAGTTAGCTTGGACGAGGCAGACGAGGAAGATCCTAATTACCAAGGAGCCCCAA AGTACGAACCAGAGATGGCACTTGATAGTTATGAAGATTCGGCTTCGGATGATCAGTCAACAACTCACTACCCCAGTCCCAGCGAAAATTCAACAATCACTCAGCTCAGCGCTTTTGATAGAGAAATAGAGATGAAGCAAGCTAATGATGGGCATAGGCAACCAGCATCGGACCATGGTGGTGACGTAAAGGTTATACCTGCACCACCAGAAACAACGGTGATAACTCCAACCAATGAAAAGACAATGGTGAAGGATAAGTACTTACCTCAACCACCGGTCAGCAATGGTGGTGACAATGACAAGACCCTGAGCGAGACGGTAACGGAGACGCTTGCTCCGGTCTACACCATGATTTCAAAGGCAACCCAAGCACTAAGCTCCAAGATCCAAGAATCAGGGCCAAGGTATGAGACTACTGCAAAGCAAGTATGGGATAAGGGAGTCTCAATGAAAGAGTATCTGATGCAAAAGCTGGAGCCCAGGGAGGAAGACAAAGCACTCCGTGATGTCATCACCGATGCAGTAACCCCAAGGAATGTTAGGCATAGCTTTGCTGATGTTGGCATTGCATCAAACAGGAAGGAACCAGTTTCTTCTTTAATGGCAAAGGAAGAGCCCATACCACTTGCTGATCCTCGCTCAGGTAGGAAAATTGCACAAGTGCGTACATTCACAACATATTAA
- the LOC135627288 gene encoding receptor-like cytoplasmic kinase 176 isoform X1 — MSSRLGCSPMGNCWGAKVKAENPSHDVFASDTVFECLGEDSPHGSRKGNVLNSSSSRVSASSVPPTPRSEGEILTSSNLKSFTFNELRTATRNFRPDSVLGEGGFGSVFKGWINEHTLAAAKPGTGMVIAVKKLNQEGFQGHKEWLAEVNYLSQLSHPNLVKLIGYCLEDEQRLLVYEFMSRGSLENHLFRRSSYYQPLSWNLRMKVALGAAKGLAFLHSSKAKVIYRDFKTSNVLLDSNYNAKLSDFGLAKDGPTGDKSHVSTRVMGTYGYAAPEYLATGHLTAKSDVYSFGVVLLEILTGRRAIDKNRPTGEHKLVEWAKPHLASKRKIISILDSRLRAQYSLAGAQKIAGLAVRCLSMVTKHRPTMDQVVVALEQLQHGKDAERNPETEQNSSGQRPAMPRWRSWEDVGNRKIAHPRPSASSLPT, encoded by the exons ATGTCGTCACGCTTGGGTTGTTCTCCGATGGGTAATTGCTGGGGCGCTAAGGTCAAGGCGGAGAACCCCTCCCACGACGTCTTCGCTTCAG ACACTGTATTTGAATGCCTAGGAGAGGACTCTCCACATGGGAGCAGGAAGGGAAACGTTTTAAACAGTTCCAGCAGCAGGGTGTCTGCGTCCTCCGTGCCGCCGACTCCACGGAGTGAGGGTGAGATCTTGACGTCATCCAATCTGAAGAGCTTCACCTTCAATGAACTCAGAACTGCCACCAGGAATTTCCGGCCAGACAGTGTGTTGGGAGAGGGAGGCTTTGGTTCAGTCTTCAAGGGATGGATCAATGAGCACACGTTGGCAGCAGCTAAGCCTGGGACTGGAATGGTTATCGCTGTGAAGAAACTCAACCAGGAAGGTTTCCAGGGTCACAAAGAATGGTTG GCGGAGGTTAATTACTTGAGTCAGCTGTCTCATCCTAACCTTGTAAAGCTTATTGGGTACTGCTTGGAGGATGAACAAAGACTTCTTGTGTATGAATTCATGTCTCGGGGAAGCTTGGAGAATCATCTCTTCCGGA GGAGTTCATACTATCAGCCACTCTCCTGGAACCTCCGCATGAAGGTTGCTCTGGGAGCTGCAAAAGGACTTGCTTTTCTGCATAGCAGCAAGGCGAAAGTCATTTATCGTGATTTCAAAACCTCCAATGTGCTTCTTGATTCA AATTATAATGCAAAGCTTTCTGATTTCGGATTGGCGAAAGATGGTCCTACTGGTGATAAAAGCCATGTTTCTACAAGGGTCATGGGGACATATGGATATGCTGCTCCTGAGTATCTTGCAACAG GACATTTGACTGCCAAGAGTGATGTCTATAGCTTTGGAGTTGTTCTTCTCGAGATATTGACTGGCCGACGTGCCATCGACAAGAACCGCCCCACCGGAGAGCACAAATTGGTGGAGTGGGCGAAGCCTCATCTTGCGAGCAAGCGAAAGATCATCAGCATCCTGGATTCCAGATTGAGAGCACAGTACTCACTGGCAGGAGCCCAGAAAATAGCCGGTCTCGCAGTCCGGTGCCTGTCCATGGTAACAAAGCACAGGCCAACCATGGATCAAGTGGTGGTGGCATTGGAGCAACTTCAGCATGGCAAGGACGCCGAGAGAAACCCCGAGACCGAACAGAACTCAAGTGGCCAACGGCCTGCCATGCCTCGTTGGAGAAGCTGGGAAGACGTAGGGAATAGAAAGATTGCTCATCCAAGGCCATCGGCTTCCTCGCTCCCTACTTAG
- the LOC135627288 gene encoding receptor-like cytoplasmic kinase 176 isoform X2, giving the protein MSSRLGCSPMGNCWGAKVKAENPSHDVFASGEDSPHGSRKGNVLNSSSSRVSASSVPPTPRSEGEILTSSNLKSFTFNELRTATRNFRPDSVLGEGGFGSVFKGWINEHTLAAAKPGTGMVIAVKKLNQEGFQGHKEWLAEVNYLSQLSHPNLVKLIGYCLEDEQRLLVYEFMSRGSLENHLFRRSSYYQPLSWNLRMKVALGAAKGLAFLHSSKAKVIYRDFKTSNVLLDSNYNAKLSDFGLAKDGPTGDKSHVSTRVMGTYGYAAPEYLATGHLTAKSDVYSFGVVLLEILTGRRAIDKNRPTGEHKLVEWAKPHLASKRKIISILDSRLRAQYSLAGAQKIAGLAVRCLSMVTKHRPTMDQVVVALEQLQHGKDAERNPETEQNSSGQRPAMPRWRSWEDVGNRKIAHPRPSASSLPT; this is encoded by the exons ATGTCGTCACGCTTGGGTTGTTCTCCGATGGGTAATTGCTGGGGCGCTAAGGTCAAGGCGGAGAACCCCTCCCACGACGTCTTCGCTTCAG GAGAGGACTCTCCACATGGGAGCAGGAAGGGAAACGTTTTAAACAGTTCCAGCAGCAGGGTGTCTGCGTCCTCCGTGCCGCCGACTCCACGGAGTGAGGGTGAGATCTTGACGTCATCCAATCTGAAGAGCTTCACCTTCAATGAACTCAGAACTGCCACCAGGAATTTCCGGCCAGACAGTGTGTTGGGAGAGGGAGGCTTTGGTTCAGTCTTCAAGGGATGGATCAATGAGCACACGTTGGCAGCAGCTAAGCCTGGGACTGGAATGGTTATCGCTGTGAAGAAACTCAACCAGGAAGGTTTCCAGGGTCACAAAGAATGGTTG GCGGAGGTTAATTACTTGAGTCAGCTGTCTCATCCTAACCTTGTAAAGCTTATTGGGTACTGCTTGGAGGATGAACAAAGACTTCTTGTGTATGAATTCATGTCTCGGGGAAGCTTGGAGAATCATCTCTTCCGGA GGAGTTCATACTATCAGCCACTCTCCTGGAACCTCCGCATGAAGGTTGCTCTGGGAGCTGCAAAAGGACTTGCTTTTCTGCATAGCAGCAAGGCGAAAGTCATTTATCGTGATTTCAAAACCTCCAATGTGCTTCTTGATTCA AATTATAATGCAAAGCTTTCTGATTTCGGATTGGCGAAAGATGGTCCTACTGGTGATAAAAGCCATGTTTCTACAAGGGTCATGGGGACATATGGATATGCTGCTCCTGAGTATCTTGCAACAG GACATTTGACTGCCAAGAGTGATGTCTATAGCTTTGGAGTTGTTCTTCTCGAGATATTGACTGGCCGACGTGCCATCGACAAGAACCGCCCCACCGGAGAGCACAAATTGGTGGAGTGGGCGAAGCCTCATCTTGCGAGCAAGCGAAAGATCATCAGCATCCTGGATTCCAGATTGAGAGCACAGTACTCACTGGCAGGAGCCCAGAAAATAGCCGGTCTCGCAGTCCGGTGCCTGTCCATGGTAACAAAGCACAGGCCAACCATGGATCAAGTGGTGGTGGCATTGGAGCAACTTCAGCATGGCAAGGACGCCGAGAGAAACCCCGAGACCGAACAGAACTCAAGTGGCCAACGGCCTGCCATGCCTCGTTGGAGAAGCTGGGAAGACGTAGGGAATAGAAAGATTGCTCATCCAAGGCCATCGGCTTCCTCGCTCCCTACTTAG
- the LOC135626894 gene encoding PGR5-like protein 1B, chloroplastic — MPLSSSSSSSSAAAAAPAFHVLRARPLSAHDRLRPRPRGGGRRSFSPVLAVAADAPSCLYVGPIETASKEMLEALYQQARDSYYNGKPLIVDAMFDKIELKLRLYGSKSVVKYPRCSLRRQSTYADAEEDPSQAFALASVCEISTFGSLMMVNKTLILGLGHLVGYPLAFASIQALQGLWRNELVAMKGSCPNCGEEVFTFVRAENSTGRPHRAACHVCECSLEFQTKVEQSFTVAGKRWVYGRVYLVQQT; from the exons ATGCCCctgtcctcctcctcgtcctcgtcctccgcAGCGGCAGCCGCCCCCGCCTTCCACGTCCTCCGCGCCCGCCCCCTTTCCGCGCACGACCGGCTCCGGCCGCGGCCCCGCGGCGGCGGCCGAAGGTCGTTCTCCCCGGTACTCGCGGTCGCGGCGGATGCCCCCTCCTGCCTCTACGTCGGCCCTATCGAGACCGCCAGTAAGGAGATGCTGGAGGCCCTCTATCAGCAG GCACGAGATTCATATTACAATGGTAAACCTTTGATTGTTGATGCGATGTTTGATAAAATTGAG TTGAAGTTGCGGCTGTATGGTTCAAAATCTGTTGTTAAGTATCCTCGATGTAGCCTCAGGCGACAATCAACCTATGCAGATGCTGAG GAAGATCCTTCACAAGCTTTTGCTTTAGCAAGTGTTTG TGAAATATCGACATTTGGATCGCTTATGATGGTTAACAAAACTCTAATATTGGGACTGGGACATCTGGTTGGTTATCCTCTTGCATTTGCTTCAA TCCAAGCATTGCAAGGTCTTTGGAGGAATGAACTGGTTGCAATGAAAGGCTCATGCCCGAACTGTGGGGAGGAG GTCTTTACTTTTGTTAGGGCAGAAAACTCGACCGGACGTCCTCACCGTGCAGCTTGTCATGTATGTGAGTGCTCCTTGGAGTTTCAAACAAAGGTGGAG CAATCCTTCACGGTTGCTGGTAAGCGCTGGGTTTATGGTCGAGTATACCTGGTTCAACAGACCTAA
- the LOC135626893 gene encoding ribulose bisphosphate carboxylase/oxygenase activase 2, chloroplastic-like: MAAAVSTVGAVNRVPLSLHGSSSGAPVPSSAFFGSSLKKVNSGPSHGRNSTGTFKVLAADLDESKQTSKDKWSGLAYDVSDDQQDITRGKGLVDSLFQAPMGDGTHIPVMTSYEYISQGLRQYEFDNTKDGFYIAPSFMDKLVVHITKNFMALPNIKVPLILGVWGGKGQGKSFQCELVFAKMGINPIMMSAGELESGNAGEPAKLIRQRYREAADIIKKGKMCCLFINDLDAGAGRLGGTTQYTVNNQMVNATLMNIADNPTNVQLPGMYNKQENPRVPIIVTGNDFSTLYAPLIRDGRMEKFYWAPTRDDRIGVCTGIFRTDNVPTEDIVKLVDSFPGQSIDFFGALRARVYDDEVRKWVGDIGVDKVGKKLVNSLEGPPTFEQPKMSLDTLMEYGNMLVKEQENVKRVQLADKYLSEAALGDANADAMKTGSFYQ; encoded by the exons ATGGCTGCCGCTGTCTCCACCGTGGGAGCCGTCAACAGAGTGCCG TTGAGCCTGCATGGCTCCAGTTCGGGAGCCCCGGTGCCGAGCTCGGCTTTCTTCGGGAGCAGCCTGAAGAAAGTGAACTCCGGTCCGAGCCATGGGAGGAACTCCACCGGCACTTTCAAGGTCTTGGCTGCTGATCTCGATGAGTCGAAGCAGACTTCCAAGGACAAATGGTCTGGGCTTGCCTACGACGTCTCCGACGACCAGCAGGACATCACCAGGGGAAAGGGCCTCGTCGACTCGCTCTTCCAAGCTCCCATGGGCGACGGCACTCACATCCCCGTCATGACCTCCTACGAGTACATCAGCCAGGGTCTTCGCCA ATACGAGTTCGACAACACCAAGGACGGCTTCTACATAGCTCCGTCTTTCATGGACAAGCTTGTCGTGCACATCACCAAGAACTTCATGGCCCTCCCGAACATCAAG GTTCCCCTCATCTTGGGTGTCTGGGGAGGCAAAGGCCAAGGGAAGTCATTCCAATGTGAGCTCGTGTTCGCCAAGATGGGGATCAA CCCTATCATGATGAGCGCTGGAGAACTGGAAAGCGGCAACGCAGGTGAGCCAGCGAAGCTGATCAGGCAGCGGTACCGTGAGGCAGCAGACATCATTAAGAAGGGGAAGATGTGTTGCCTCTTCATCAACGACCTCGACGCAGGAGCGGGAAGGCTCGGCGGCACCACCCAATACACCGTCAACAACCAGATGGTGAACGCCACGCTGATGAACATCGCCGACAACCCGACCAACGTGCAGCTCCCGGGAATGTACAACAAGCAGGAGAACCCTCGCGTTCCCATCATCGTCACCGGCAACGACTTCTCCACTCTCTACGCGCCTCTCATTCGTGACGGCCGTATGGAGAAGTTCTACTGGGCGCCGACCAGAGATGACCGCATCGGCGTCTGCACGGGCATCTTCAGGACCGACAACGTCCCCACGGAGGACATCGTCAAGCTCGTAGACTCCTTCCCGGGACAGTCCATCG ACTTCTTTGGTGCTCTTCGGGCCAGGGTCTACGATGACGAAGTGAGGAAGTGGGTGGGAGACATTGGAGTGGACAAGGTTGGAAAGAAGCTGGTCAACTCGCTCGAAGGGCCACCAACCTTTGAGCAGCCCAAGATGAGCTTGGATACGCTGATGGAGTATGGCAACATGCTGGTGAAGGAACAGGAGAACGTGAAAAGGGTGCAGCTGGCCGACAAGTACCTGAGCGAGGCTGCGCTCGGAGACGCCAACGCAGATGCCATGAAGACTGGCTCTTTCTACCAGTAA
- the LOC135627473 gene encoding glucan endo-1,3-beta-glucosidase-like yields the protein MASLAKPAKLVVFPLLLLHLLSLSAALSVGVNYGAFADNLPPPAQVAAFLKDRTFVDRVKLFDANPDIIRAFAGTGISLMITVPNGDIPSLASRRSSAPSPAASAWVAINVAPFYPASNISLIAVGNEVLATSDRNLIAHLVPAMRSLSAALAASGFPQIRVSTPHSLGILSASEPPSTGCFRPGYDRVIFAPMLDFHRRTRTPFVVNPYPYFGYTARTLDYALFRPNPGVFDPATGVNYTNMFVAQLDAVQAAMQRLGYGDVEIAVGETGWPSAGDPGQLGVSVEDAVSYNANLIRLVNSGKGTPMMPGRRFETYVFALFNENLKPGPTAERHFGLFNADLSPSYNVGLMRDSDNAPAPSGDSWRWCVATADASLAELQSNIDYACGSGGADCGAIQNGGACFDPNTLLAHASYAMNAYYQAAGRHDFNCYFGGSGVLTSTDPSYGNCRYQT from the exons ATGGCTTCTCTAGCGAAACCAGCGAAGCTCGTCGTTTTCCCCTTACTCCTACTCCACCTTCTCTCCTTGTCCGCGGCCCTCTCCGTCGGCGTCAACTACGGTGCCTTCGCGGACAATCTCCCGCCGCCGGCTCAAGTCGCCGCCTTCCTCAAGGACCGCACCTTCGTCGACCGCGTGAAGCTCTTCGACGCCAACCCGGACATCATTCGTGCCTTCGCTGGCACCGGAATCTCCCTCATGATCACGGTCCCCAACGGGGACATCCCCTCCCTCGCCTCCCGTCGCTCCTCTGCCCCATCCCCTGCTGCCTCCGCCTGGGTTGCCATAAACGTCGCCCCCTTCTACCCTGCGTCCAACATCTCCCTCATCGCCGTCGGAAACGAGGTTCTCGCCACCTCCGACCGCAACCTCATCGCCCATCTCGTCCCCGCTATGCGCTCCCTCTCCGCGGCACTTGCCGCATCCGGCTTCCCCCAGATCAGGGTCTCCACCCCCCACTCCCTCGGTATCCTCTCTGCGTCCGAGCCGCCCTCCACCGGCTGCTTCCGCCCCGGCTACGACCGCGTCATCTTCGCCCCGATGCTTGACTTCCACCGCCGGACGCGCACCCCGTTCGTGGTGAACCCCTACCCCTACTTCGGCTACACAGCGCGCACTCTCGACTACGCCCTCTTCCGCCCCAACCCGGGGGTGTTCGACCCGGCCACGGGGGTGAACTACACCAACATGTTCGTGGCGCAGCTGGACGCGGTGCAAGCGGCGATGCAGCGACTGGGGTACGGAGACGTAGAGATCGCCGTGGGGGAGACGGGGTGGCCGTCGGCCGGGGACCCGGGCCAGCTCGGTGTGAGCGTGGAGGACGCGGTCTCCTACAACGCCAACCTGATACGTCTGGTGAACTCTGGGAAGGGAACGCCGATGATGCCGGGCCGGCGGTTCGAGACGTACGTGTTCGCGCTGTTCAACGAGAACCTGAAGCCCGGGCCGACGGCGGAGCGGCACTTTGGGCTCTTCAACGCCGACCTCTCCCCGTCCTACAACGTCGGCCTAATGCGCGACAGCGACAAT GCGCCGGCACCCTCGGGTGATTCCTGGAGGTGGTGCGTGGCAACGGCGGACGCGAGCCTAGCGGAGCTGCAGAGCAACATCGACTACGCGTGCGGCAGCGGCGGGGCGGATTGCGGGGCCATACAGAACGGCGGCGCGTGCTTCGACCCCAACACGCTCTTGGCCCACGCCTCTTATGCCATGAACGCCTACTACCAGGCCGCCGGCCGCCATGACTTCAACTGCTACTTTGGCGGCAGCGGCGTCCTCACCTCGACCGACCCAA GTTACGGGAACTGCAGATATCAGACGTGA
- the LOC135626895 gene encoding triosephosphate isomerase, cytosolic-like: MARKFFVGGNWKCNGTSEEVKKIVSILNDGKVASADVVDVVVSPSFVFLPLVKSSLRPEFHVAAQNCWVKKGGAYTGEISAEMLINLDIPWVILGHSERRLLLSESNEFVGDKVAYALSKGLKVIACVGETLEQRESGATMDVVAAQTKAIAERISDWTNVVVAYEPVWAIGTGKVATPAQAQEVHLELRKWLQTNVSAEVAASTRIIYGGSVSGANCKELAAQPDVDGFLVGGASLKPEFVDIINAATVKSSA, encoded by the exons ATGGCCAGGAAGTTCTTCGTCGGCGGCAACTGGAAATGC AATGGGACCAGCGAGGAGGTCAAGAAAATTGTCAGCATCCTGAACGATGGCAAAGTTGCATCGGCTGATGTTGTCG ATGTGGTGGTTAGCCCTTCATTTGTTTTTCTTCCACTCGTAAAAAGCTCGTTGCGCCCTGAATTCCATGTCGCAGCGCAAAATTGTTGGGTTAAGAAAGGAGGTGCTTACACTGGTGAGATTAG TGCTGAGATGCTCATCAACCTTGACATTCCATGGGTCATTCTGGGACACTCTGAACGAAGGCTTTTGTTGAGTGAATCAAATGAG TTTGTTGGAGATAAAGTTGCATATGCACTGTCTAAAGGCCTGAAGGTGATTGCTTGTGTTGGTGAGACACTTGAGCAGCGTGAGTCAGGAGCCACGATGGATGTAGTTGCTGCACAAACAAAAGCTATTGCAG AACGGATTTCTGACTGGACCAATGTGGTCGTGGCTTATGAGCCAGTTTGGGCAATTGGAACTGGAAAGGTTGCTACCCCAGCTCAGGCCCAGGAG GTCCACTTGGAATTAAGGAAGTGGCTTCAAACAAACGTGAGTGCTGAAGTTGCAGCGTCAACCAGGATCATATATGGAG GTTCTGTTAGTGGAGCTAACTGCAAAGAGCTTGCAGCACAGCCTGATGTCGATGGATTTCTCGTAGGAGGTGCTTCTTTGAAG CCGGAATTCGTGGACATCATCAATGCTGCTACAGTCAAGTCGTCTGCCTGA